The following coding sequences are from one Anguilla rostrata isolate EN2019 chromosome 16, ASM1855537v3, whole genome shotgun sequence window:
- the LOC135241801 gene encoding tropomodulin-3-like: protein MALPFKKELEKYKDMDEDEILNNLSAEELRQLEHALEELDPENALLPAGLRQKDQTSKAATGPFNRERLLRYLEKEAMEYKDREDVVPFTGERKGKAWVPKHKPIETQQEEVTTLDPELEEALSSATDTELCDLAAILGVHTLVTSTQTIDGPGGKEGYNNVVKGEKVKPVFDEPPNPTNVEETLQRIKANDATLVEVNLNNIKNIPIPTLKDFAKAMEKNTHVKKFSLAASRSNDPIAMAFADMLRENRTLRSLNLESNFITSAGIQALVGALRDNDTLTEIKIDNQRQQLGTTVEMEIAKMLEENRSILKFSYHFTQQGPRARAAAAITKNNDLVRQRRVEGDA, encoded by the exons ATGGCGCTGCCATTTAAGAAAGAGCTGGAGAAGTACAAAGACATGGACGAGGACGAGATCCTCAACAACCTGTCTGCTGAGGAGCTGAGACAACTGGAACACGCCCTGGAGGAACTGGACcctgag aatgcactgctgccGGCTGGCCTGCGGCAGAAGGATCAGACCTCTAAGGCCGCCACCGGCCCCTTCAACAGGGAGAGGCTCCTCAGGTACCTGGAGAAGGAGGCAATGGAGTACAAGGATCGCGAGGATGTGGTGCCGTTCACCGGCGAGCGCAAag GGAAAGCTTGGGTGCCCAAACATAAGCCAATCGAAACACAACAAGAGGAAGTGACGACCCTTGACCCGGAACTGGAAGAAGCCCTCTCCAGTGCCACTGACACAGAGCTCTGTGACCTGGCAG CTATCCTTGGTGTGCATACACTGGtgaccagcacacagaccattGATGGACCTGGTGGTAAAGAAGGCTATAACA ATGTGGTCAAAGGGGAGAAGGTCAAGCCCGTCTTCGACGAGCCGCCAAACCCCACCAACGTAGAGGAGACCCTGCAGAGGATAAAGGCCAACGACGCTACCCTGGTGGAGGTCAACCTCAACAACATCAAA AACATCCCCATCCCCACGCTGAAGGACTTTGCCAAGGCCATGGAGAAGAACACGCACGTGAAGAAGTTCAGCTTGGCTGCCTCGCGGAGCAACGACCCCATCGCCATG GCGTTCGCTGACATGCTGAGGGAGAACCGCACCCTGAGAAGCCTGAACCTGGAGAGCAACTTCATCACAAGCGCCGGGATCCAAGCCCTGGTGGGGGCGCTGCGGGACAACGACACGCTGACCGAGATAAAGATCGACAaccag cggcagcagctAGGTACCACAGTGGAGATGGAGATTGCTAAGATGCTGGAGGAAAACAGGAGCATCCTGAAGTTCAGCTACCACTTCACTCAGCAGGGCCCTAGAGCGCGAGCGGCCGCCGCCATCACCAAGAACAATGACCTGG TGCGCCAAAGGCGAGTGGAAGGAGACGCGTAA